Proteins found in one Eretmochelys imbricata isolate rEreImb1 chromosome 9, rEreImb1.hap1, whole genome shotgun sequence genomic segment:
- the PROCR gene encoding endothelial protein C receptor, which produces MLLLLLLVGALCHQGDGAALHTFTMIQLTHLPNSSAIEFWGNATLNGVLTHSLQGFNASQLLPLEPPPQWQERENSLQTYLHSFHAFVQVITKEREVQYPLHLRCKLGCQLSPDGASHSFYEVALNGDDFLSFRAANASWALLGHKEGDKLATFAHAQVSRYPQTTSELQSFLETTCVEFMRQHSKMDDARTEGQQRRSHAPLVLGITLGAFALAALAVGVFLCTGGRR; this is translated from the exons ATGCTGCTACTTCTGCTCCTTGTCGGTGCTCTCTGCCACCAGGGAGATGGGGCAG ccctgcacacCTTCACCATGATTCAGCTCACCCACCTCCCAAACAGCAGCGCCATTGAATTTTGGGGGAACGCCACTCTGAACGGGGTACTGACCCACAGCCTGCAGGGCTTCAATGCCagccagctgctccccctggagCCCCCGCCGCAGTGGCAGGAGAGGGAGAACAGCCTGCAGACTTACTTACACTCCTTCCATGCCTTCGTGCAGGTGATCACCAAGGAGAGGGAGGTGCAGT ACCCCCTGCACTTGCGCTGCAAGCTGGGCTGCCAGCTCTCCCCTGATGGCGCCTCCCACAGCTTCTACGAGGTGGCACTCAATGGAGACGACTTCCTGAGCTTCCGGGCGGCCAATGCCAGCTGGGCACTATTGGGGCACAAGGAGGGGGACAAGCTGGCCACATTCGCCCATGCCCAGGTGAGCCGGTACCCACAGACCACCTCCGAGCTGCAGTCCTTCCTGGAGACGACGTGTGTGGAGTTCATGAGGCAGCACAGCAAAATGGATGATGCCAGGACCG AAGGACAGCAGAGGCGTTCGCACGCTCCTCTGGTGCTGGGCATCACCTTGGGAGCCTTTGCCCTGGCAGCCTTGGCCGTAGGAGTCTTCCTCTGCACGGGAGGGCGAAGATAG